One window of Mesoplasma syrphidae genomic DNA carries:
- a CDS encoding nucleoside deaminase, whose protein sequence is MKESIFELLIKTAKLALETEDIPVAAIVINQDNKITGVGFNTRNKEQNIACHAEINAINQAIKNSGVINLSGYKIISTLEPCEMCYGAIKQAKIKEINFILSNAKYGINNIYSINDIDIKIVKIGNIQQQNNYQELLETFFKNKR, encoded by the coding sequence ATGAAAGAGAGTATATTTGAATTATTAATAAAAACGGCTAAATTGGCTTTAGAAACCGAAGATATTCCAGTAGCAGCAATTGTTATTAATCAAGATAACAAAATTACTGGAGTTGGTTTTAATACTCGCAATAAGGAACAAAATATTGCTTGTCACGCAGAAATTAATGCAATAAATCAAGCAATTAAAAATAGCGGAGTTATTAATTTATCAGGATACAAAATTATCTCAACATTGGAACCATGTGAAATGTGCTATGGAGCAATCAAACAAGCCAAAATCAAGGAAATTAATTTTATTCTAAGTAATGCAAAATATGGAATTAACAACATTTATAGTATTAATGATATTGATATAAAAATAGTTAAAATTGGTAATATTCAACAGCAAAATAATTATCAAGAATTGCTAGAGACTTTTTTTAAAAATAAACGCTAA
- the dnaX gene encoding DNA polymerase III subunit gamma/tau, with amino-acid sequence MMENKKSLYRTYRPSTFKALAGHKNIVDILVKQLKENKISHAVLFAGQRGTGKTSVARIFAKSANCTNLADGFCCEKCENCFSANNNSAPDIFEIDAASNNGVDEIRGIKNNVSTLPVLGKYKVYIIDEVHMLTKGAFNALLKTLEEPPAHALFILATTEYAKIPATIISRCQTFNFQKIDKSSLKDRLKLISKEEKYIVSEEVLNEIFYLSEGSLRDALNILEQLMIVNDSEINIESLKAIFYIATKHEKIAIIESIINGEFERVINYFEKADGQGMDFDVFALSLIEIIKEVIEYKLTNNVDFLRVLEKDDLKVIQLSSLETMFRLADNLSEAYAKTKGTTVSFNYLLISLLKSVADIKVKDKNQPTHSIEKTEETKIMGEDSQKTNIKIINVEEEGKDTSQEKVDFESKTSIDTKNIQEQTYKDSMTERKVNENLEKLLESQNQLNNLKQESRIIDNSINKKDEATKIVNESTTLLLSELANLQSLEILNNSDQESHSVELSNIINLLVGAKKEFRDLIDKKIAQWFELDENNKLIHSEKAQVFFPFYKAKVSAVSKQEILIKCDDFAQAKLLCLKLENREFRQKVFKEFGREFIIYAIDSNKWEDVKIEFKNLKVRNSLPTRIEVGVFEYYDSLAKSKLEKTLNNDLIEGAAKIFDIEEIEIGE; translated from the coding sequence ATGATGGAAAACAAAAAATCGCTGTATCGAACATATCGCCCCTCAACTTTTAAAGCTTTAGCAGGACATAAGAATATTGTTGACATTTTGGTTAAACAATTAAAAGAAAACAAAATATCACATGCTGTATTATTTGCAGGACAACGTGGGACAGGAAAAACATCTGTTGCAAGAATATTTGCTAAAAGTGCTAATTGTACCAATTTAGCTGATGGTTTTTGTTGTGAAAAGTGTGAAAATTGCTTTTCTGCTAATAATAATTCTGCACCAGATATTTTTGAAATTGATGCTGCTTCTAATAATGGTGTAGATGAAATTCGTGGTATTAAAAATAATGTTTCAACTTTACCAGTTTTGGGAAAATATAAAGTTTATATTATTGATGAAGTTCACATGTTAACAAAGGGAGCTTTTAATGCATTATTGAAGACTTTAGAAGAGCCTCCAGCACATGCCCTTTTTATTTTAGCAACAACAGAATATGCAAAAATACCTGCAACAATTATATCTAGGTGTCAAACTTTTAATTTTCAAAAAATTGATAAAAGCTCTTTAAAAGACCGTCTAAAATTAATTTCTAAAGAAGAAAAATATATTGTTAGTGAAGAAGTACTTAATGAAATATTTTACTTGTCTGAAGGATCACTAAGAGACGCTTTAAATATACTGGAGCAGCTAATGATTGTAAATGATTCAGAAATTAATATTGAAAGTTTGAAGGCAATTTTTTATATTGCGACCAAACATGAAAAAATTGCCATTATTGAAAGCATTATTAATGGAGAATTTGAAAGAGTAATTAATTATTTTGAAAAAGCTGATGGTCAGGGAATGGACTTTGACGTATTTGCTTTAAGTTTAATAGAGATTATTAAAGAGGTTATTGAATATAAATTAACAAATAATGTTGATTTTTTAAGAGTTTTAGAAAAAGATGATTTGAAAGTAATTCAATTATCATCTTTAGAAACTATGTTTAGACTGGCTGATAATTTAAGTGAAGCATATGCTAAAACAAAGGGAACTACAGTTAGTTTTAATTATTTGCTGATTAGCTTATTAAAATCAGTGGCGGATATTAAAGTTAAAGATAAAAACCAACCAACCCACTCAATCGAAAAAACAGAAGAAACAAAAATTATGGGTGAGGATAGTCAAAAGACTAACATTAAAATAATTAATGTAGAAGAAGAAGGAAAAGATACAAGTCAAGAGAAAGTTGATTTTGAGTCTAAAACTTCAATAGATACCAAAAACATTCAAGAGCAAACTTATAAAGATAGTATGACTGAAAGAAAAGTTAATGAAAATTTGGAGAAACTTTTGGAATCGCAAAATCAGCTTAATAATTTAAAACAAGAATCACGCATTATTGATAATTCAATTAATAAAAAAGATGAAGCCACTAAAATCGTTAATGAATCGACGACATTGTTGCTTTCAGAATTGGCAAATTTGCAAAGTTTGGAAATTTTAAATAATAGTGATCAAGAATCACATTCAGTTGAACTTTCTAACATAATCAATTTACTAGTGGGAGCCAAAAAAGAATTCCGTGATTTAATAGACAAAAAAATTGCGCAATGATTTGAATTAGATGAAAATAATAAGTTGATTCATTCGGAAAAAGCGCAAGTATTTTTTCCATTTTATAAAGCAAAAGTATCAGCGGTTTCTAAGCAAGAAATTTTAATAAAGTGCGACGACTTTGCACAAGCGAAGTTGTTGTGTTTAAAATTGGAAAATAGAGAATTTCGCCAAAAAGTTTTTAAGGAATTTGGTAGAGAATTTATAATTTATGCGATCGATTCAAATAAATGAGAAGATGTCAAAATTGAGTTTAAAAATTTGAAAGTTAGAAATAGCTTGCCAACACGCATTGAAGTAGGAGTATTTGAGTATTATGATAGTTTGGCTAAAAGTAAATTAGAAAAAACTTTGAATAATGATCTAATTGAGGGAGCAGCAAAAATATTTGATATAGAAGAAATAGAAATCGGAGAGTAA